In Candidatus Margulisiibacteriota bacterium, one DNA window encodes the following:
- a CDS encoding SIR2 family protein, protein MENKIFDPSTKNQLPDDIYFIPTIPPQIKDAAANGKLVVFYGAGVSRIIGCDGWEELSNRLIDEAFERKLISFFEKTRAKEKYPPRKAISIIKDQLEPETFKNILLEALTEKNDKKKQFPIYDKLIRLRGIYVTTNIDSCFDGKFDSEMIFATPSEIATATIRNNSLFHLHGSIREGCPIILTTSEYLFHYNNDQIQQFLRRIFSGDFTVLFIGYSMSEIEVLDYILLKGKGSSKEHIVGNYLLLPFFEAEKAMLKHERCYFSQLNTMVIPYAIDKKGYEQLYDVIESWEREINIASPFLYKTFDFIENNAKEYNASNVAEVLQLLKNDQEFYRHFFKHVSTIDWFTMLKQKGYFLPIEAPKPVETDQKGAYMIPEWEILQYLERISLQSLAGQTDICNEILTVIKDTTEYHIKNDKVLDNFRIWQYFIKILGNLPAVATIDYLNKYNIDLGKDWIREWLNSKFDNGSPSSEIAENLLPKFLAPREEDVDIAEKILKELVEIKLKPMAETSKELSSREYEFVTIVDPYWLNKAFDDSREKIGRLCSKNLEYHMADKIKQIILYEGNRYGFDIVEDVFELVINRVGNESGMIEEFNFKCKINKIIPESQEDSSKTKKALFGIFERKKETIAEWPINNCKTQECFVNSIYTELLNIKDIKTAEMADVIKRRLGDMYDELYDDMSYIWMKSIDANDELGATEVKQLLTRLLRDLLIVKCQENKSEGKEILESMIQDYRFAIFKRMALYLINTYWHEYRALFDMYFTGDIAKDMIYKTDYEVEMFNLFKGHSRDFNEEQINTIEKLIEEGHPYYRREENKGLMNSWKLQKYLPLKDDPRFKNRYHELAKAVGKEPKEPDKKFIKALWGGEQSSLKKEEIIKMENTRLYEYLQSFKGDDGEGPTKEGLGNALRSAVIESPAKFVDEIMMFKDANYLYVHNIIYGLVEAWKNKKEFDWKKVFDFAVEYINKPTFWEEAKAGQGADYLNTHIWVFSSMADLIEEGSKDNSWAFPETYLAQANSLLDMMFDKSEPAKESSYDNAVTRVLSTTLGKIIKSKILLMLRKARIDKRNNKQKDDSYYSVEYEKLFKKAEIAVDEAYALFGQYMPNMFYLNRSWAEGKVKEFESIPQEDIRWKSFFEGYLFGGRLYDDLYELMRTHYERAIGYDFGEGYAREKLLDHISIGYIRGKESLDDQNSLFRKVIDRWQYKELREIILYLWSQRDYLKISNDSEELKEIKPAKQRVLDLWKWFYDNKAPVENKLKGDYPKLMSDLSRLTCLLDEINEENSKWLLQIAPYVGVAFNSPFFIKSLLPLIKDVDSAKHSGKIYLAMLTAITPDYPRETIQALVESLYKYDNEEDVVKICNIYGSRGHEFLREIYEKHKNS, encoded by the coding sequence ATGGAAAATAAAATATTTGATCCATCAACAAAAAACCAACTGCCCGATGATATCTACTTTATTCCAACAATTCCACCACAAATAAAAGATGCTGCTGCTAATGGCAAGTTAGTCGTGTTTTATGGCGCCGGAGTGTCTAGAATAATTGGGTGTGATGGCTGGGAGGAATTATCCAATAGATTGATTGACGAAGCATTTGAAAGAAAGCTGATTTCTTTCTTTGAAAAAACAAGGGCCAAAGAAAAATATCCTCCAAGAAAAGCGATAAGCATCATCAAGGATCAATTGGAGCCAGAAACATTTAAAAATATACTTCTGGAGGCACTAACGGAAAAGAACGATAAGAAAAAGCAATTCCCAATATATGACAAACTAATTAGACTTAGGGGGATATATGTAACAACGAACATTGATTCTTGTTTTGATGGCAAGTTCGATAGCGAAATGATATTCGCAACCCCTTCAGAGATTGCTACTGCTACAATAAGGAATAATTCGCTTTTTCATCTTCATGGTTCAATAAGAGAGGGTTGTCCGATAATACTGACAACTAGCGAGTATTTATTTCACTACAATAATGATCAAATTCAACAGTTTCTTCGACGTATATTTTCAGGTGACTTTACTGTTCTCTTTATTGGTTATAGCATGTCAGAAATTGAGGTGCTTGATTATATATTATTAAAAGGAAAAGGAAGCTCAAAAGAACATATAGTTGGAAATTATTTATTACTACCGTTCTTTGAGGCAGAAAAGGCAATGTTAAAACACGAGCGCTGTTACTTTTCTCAGCTTAATACAATGGTAATCCCATATGCAATAGACAAGAAAGGATACGAACAGTTGTACGATGTAATTGAATCGTGGGAAAGAGAGATCAATATAGCATCTCCTTTCTTATATAAGACATTTGATTTCATCGAAAACAACGCGAAGGAATATAATGCCTCAAATGTCGCAGAAGTACTCCAGCTGCTGAAGAATGATCAAGAGTTTTATCGTCACTTCTTTAAGCATGTATCAACAATCGATTGGTTTACTATGCTAAAACAAAAGGGATATTTCTTGCCAATAGAGGCTCCAAAGCCCGTGGAAACGGACCAAAAAGGAGCATATATGATTCCGGAATGGGAAATATTGCAATATCTGGAAAGAATATCATTACAATCATTGGCGGGACAAACAGATATTTGCAATGAAATATTGACAGTAATTAAAGACACAACGGAATATCATATAAAGAATGATAAGGTTCTGGACAATTTTAGAATCTGGCAATATTTCATCAAAATCCTTGGAAATTTACCAGCCGTAGCAACTATCGATTATCTTAATAAATATAATATTGATCTCGGCAAAGATTGGATTCGAGAATGGCTTAATTCAAAATTTGATAACGGTTCGCCTTCGAGCGAGATAGCGGAAAACCTTCTCCCAAAATTCTTGGCCCCAAGGGAGGAAGATGTTGATATTGCCGAAAAGATATTGAAGGAACTTGTCGAAATCAAACTTAAACCGATGGCTGAAACCAGTAAGGAACTCTCGAGCCGCGAATATGAATTTGTAACTATTGTCGACCCATATTGGCTAAATAAGGCATTCGATGATAGCCGTGAAAAGATAGGCAGGCTTTGCAGTAAGAATCTGGAATATCATATGGCCGATAAAATTAAACAGATTATTCTTTATGAGGGCAATAGATATGGCTTTGATATTGTAGAGGATGTATTTGAGCTGGTCATCAATAGAGTAGGGAATGAAAGCGGAATGATCGAAGAATTTAATTTCAAATGTAAAATAAATAAAATTATCCCGGAATCGCAGGAAGATAGTAGCAAGACAAAAAAGGCATTATTCGGGATATTTGAAAGAAAAAAAGAAACCATTGCTGAATGGCCCATCAATAATTGTAAGACTCAAGAGTGCTTTGTCAATTCAATATATACGGAATTGCTTAATATTAAAGATATTAAAACGGCAGAGATGGCTGATGTTATAAAAAGAAGACTCGGAGATATGTATGATGAACTGTATGATGATATGTCCTATATTTGGATGAAATCGATTGACGCCAATGACGAGTTGGGCGCTACTGAAGTGAAACAACTATTGACGAGGTTGCTAAGAGATTTATTAATCGTGAAGTGCCAAGAGAATAAAAGCGAAGGTAAAGAGATATTGGAAAGCATGATCCAGGATTATCGATTTGCCATCTTTAAAAGAATGGCTTTATATCTGATTAATACATACTGGCATGAATATAGGGCCTTGTTTGACATGTATTTTACCGGAGATATTGCAAAGGACATGATTTATAAGACTGATTATGAGGTTGAGATGTTCAATCTGTTTAAGGGGCACAGCCGGGATTTCAACGAAGAACAAATAAATACTATTGAGAAGTTAATTGAAGAAGGGCATCCTTATTATAGGAGAGAAGAAAATAAAGGTCTTATGAACAGTTGGAAACTCCAGAAATATCTCCCGTTAAAAGACGACCCACGGTTCAAAAATAGATATCATGAATTGGCGAAAGCAGTCGGCAAGGAACCAAAAGAGCCTGATAAGAAATTTATAAAAGCTTTGTGGGGTGGGGAACAATCCTCATTAAAAAAAGAAGAAATTATCAAAATGGAGAATACAAGGTTGTATGAATATCTGCAATCGTTCAAGGGCGATGATGGGGAAGGCCCGACAAAAGAAGGGCTGGGTAATGCGTTAAGATCGGCTGTAATAGAGAGTCCTGCAAAGTTTGTTGATGAAATAATGATGTTTAAAGACGCCAATTATTTATATGTCCATAATATTATATATGGCTTGGTAGAAGCCTGGAAAAACAAAAAAGAATTTGACTGGAAAAAGGTGTTTGACTTTGCCGTTGAATATATAAATAAACCGACTTTTTGGGAAGAGGCCAAGGCAGGGCAAGGCGCGGATTATCTAAATACTCATATCTGGGTATTTAGTTCAATGGCCGACCTGATAGAAGAAGGCAGTAAGGACAATTCCTGGGCCTTTCCGGAAACATATCTTGCTCAAGCAAATAGCCTGCTTGATATGATGTTCGATAAATCCGAACCTGCAAAAGAATCCAGTTATGATAATGCGGTAACCCGGGTATTGAGTACAACGCTTGGCAAAATTATTAAATCAAAAATACTGTTGATGTTAAGGAAAGCTCGTATTGATAAGAGGAATAATAAACAAAAAGACGATTCATATTATTCAGTAGAATATGAGAAATTGTTTAAAAAGGCCGAAATAGCAGTTGATGAAGCATATGCTCTTTTTGGGCAATATATGCCAAATATGTTCTATTTGAATAGATCCTGGGCTGAAGGCAAGGTTAAGGAATTCGAAAGTATCCCACAAGAAGATATTCGTTGGAAATCATTCTTTGAGGGGTATTTATTCGGGGGAAGATTGTATGACGATTTATATGAGCTAATGCGGACACATTATGAAAGGGCTATTGGTTATGATTTTGGGGAAGGTTATGCAAGAGAAAAACTATTGGATCATATCTCAATCGGTTATATAAGGGGCAAAGAATCATTGGATGATCAAAACAGCTTATTTAGAAAGGTTATCGACCGGTGGCAATATAAAGAATTAAGAGAAATTATATTATATCTTTGGTCGCAAAGAGATTATCTTAAGATAAGCAATGATTCTGAGGAACTAAAAGAAATAAAACCGGCAAAACAAAGAGTATTAGACTTGTGGAAATGGTTTTATGACAATAAAGCACCGGTGGAAAACAAACTAAAGGGTGATTATCCAAAATTGATGTCGGACTTATCCCGACTCACATGTTTATTGGATGAGATAAACGAAGAGAATTCGAAATGGCTATTACAGATAGCACCTTATGTCGGAGTGGCCTTCAATTCGCCATTCTTTATAAAATCATTGCTTCCATTGATAAAAGATGTTGATAGCGCAAAACATTCAGGGAAAATTTACTTAGCAATGCTTACGGCTATTACTCCTGATTATCCCAGGGAGACGATCCAAGCATTAGTAGAAAGCCTATATAAGTATGATAACGAAGAGGATGTTGTCAAAATATGTAACATTTATGGGAGCAGGGGGCATGAATTTCTACGAGAAATATATGAAAAGCATAAAAATAGTTAA
- the purL gene encoding phosphoribosylformylglycinamidine synthase subunit PurL, which produces MDKQVYRELGLKDDEYQRILTILKREPTPTELAMFSVEWSEHCGYPRSRKWLKLFPQTGKYESLVGEDAGGIVYDGMAIIFKMESHNHPSQVEPKQGAATGVGGILRDIFTSGARPIALLDSLRFGPLDNPFNKYIFNGVIDGIQFYGNCVGVPTVGGEIYFDEAYAGNCLVNVMSIGICPKEKLARARAEGVGNPIIYAGSKTGRDGIGGCSILASTVFEAGEIEKRPTVQVGDPFTEKCLIEATLEALETGVVLGIKDMGAAGLTCSSSEMAAAGNVGVDIDLDLVPLRESGMEPWEIMMSESQERMLLCVVKGKEEKVLKVFRKWGLDAAIIGHVLAEPKVIIRQGGKIIADAPTEELAKAPIYDMPYENIKHPTSNLKTKTNKDHNIQLLNLLSDPNIASKRSVYEQYDHMVQTNTVVLPGGDASVLRVRGKEWGIAATTDCNARYCQLDPYMGAKIAIAEASRNLVVTGAEPAAVTDCLNFGNPEKPDRFFQFKSCVEGLVDACKFFELPVVSGNVSFYNESPQGPILPTPTIGMIGIIKDINKHCTAGFKSDGDLIVLLGPNKEESGPVPELDMDLERRVQLACLEAVQIGMVKSAHDLSEGGLAVALAECAIIGEIGAVISLSDKIKDNALLFGESQSRIILTIPADKIFSLFDVAMLYEVPCAIIGKVGGRNLTVMRDNKKLVDLPVAKLAKTYYSAIPDLLKKKG; this is translated from the coding sequence ATGGACAAACAAGTCTACCGCGAACTTGGTTTAAAAGACGACGAATACCAGCGTATCCTCACCATTCTCAAAAGAGAGCCGACCCCGACTGAACTGGCGATGTTTTCCGTCGAATGGTCGGAGCATTGCGGCTATCCTCGTTCCAGGAAATGGCTCAAACTCTTCCCCCAGACCGGCAAATACGAATCGCTGGTCGGCGAAGATGCCGGCGGGATCGTCTATGACGGGATGGCGATCATCTTTAAGATGGAATCGCACAACCATCCTTCCCAAGTCGAACCAAAACAAGGAGCAGCAACCGGCGTCGGTGGCATTTTGCGCGATATTTTTACCTCCGGCGCCCGGCCGATCGCCTTGCTCGATTCGCTCCGCTTCGGCCCACTCGATAACCCCTTCAATAAATATATTTTCAACGGGGTGATCGATGGAATTCAATTTTACGGTAACTGCGTCGGCGTCCCGACCGTCGGCGGCGAGATCTATTTTGACGAAGCTTATGCCGGCAACTGTTTGGTCAACGTGATGTCTATCGGGATCTGCCCGAAAGAGAAGCTGGCCCGGGCGCGGGCCGAAGGGGTCGGTAACCCGATCATCTACGCCGGTTCCAAGACTGGCCGCGACGGGATCGGCGGTTGTTCGATCCTCGCTTCGACCGTCTTTGAAGCGGGCGAAATAGAAAAACGGCCGACCGTCCAGGTTGGCGACCCGTTCACCGAGAAATGCCTGATCGAAGCGACGCTTGAGGCGCTCGAGACCGGCGTTGTCCTCGGCATCAAAGACATGGGGGCGGCCGGATTGACCTGTTCCTCTTCCGAGATGGCTGCGGCCGGCAACGTCGGGGTTGATATCGATCTCGACCTGGTCCCGCTCCGCGAAAGCGGGATGGAACCATGGGAGATCATGATGTCGGAATCGCAGGAGCGGATGCTTCTTTGTGTCGTCAAGGGTAAAGAAGAAAAAGTCCTTAAGGTTTTCCGTAAATGGGGCTTGGACGCGGCTATTATTGGACACGTTCTCGCAGAGCCCAAGGTTATTATCCGGCAGGGTGGCAAGATCATTGCCGACGCGCCGACGGAAGAGCTGGCGAAAGCGCCGATCTATGACATGCCATACGAGAACATCAAACATCCAACTTCAAACCTCAAAACAAAAACCAATAAAGACCATAATATCCAACTTCTAAACTTATTAAGTGACCCGAATATTGCCAGTAAGCGGTCGGTTTATGAACAGTACGACCACATGGTCCAGACGAACACCGTTGTCCTGCCGGGGGGTGACGCCTCGGTCCTGCGGGTTCGGGGGAAAGAGTGGGGGATCGCGGCGACGACCGATTGCAATGCCCGCTACTGCCAGCTTGATCCGTATATGGGGGCCAAAATTGCCATTGCCGAAGCGTCCCGGAACCTGGTCGTGACCGGTGCCGAGCCGGCCGCGGTGACCGATTGCCTGAACTTTGGCAACCCGGAGAAACCGGACCGCTTTTTCCAGTTCAAGTCGTGCGTAGAGGGGCTGGTCGACGCCTGCAAATTCTTTGAACTGCCGGTCGTCTCCGGTAACGTCTCTTTCTATAACGAGAGCCCGCAGGGGCCGATCCTGCCGACCCCGACGATCGGGATGATCGGTATCATCAAAGACATTAATAAGCATTGCACCGCCGGGTTCAAGTCGGACGGCGACCTGATCGTCCTCCTCGGCCCTAACAAGGAGGAGAGCGGCCCGGTCCCGGAGCTTGACATGGACCTGGAGCGGCGCGTCCAGCTCGCCTGCCTCGAAGCGGTCCAGATCGGGATGGTCAAGTCGGCCCACGACCTGTCAGAGGGCGGGCTGGCGGTCGCCCTGGCGGAGTGCGCCATTATAGGCGAGATTGGGGCGGTCATTAGCTTGTCCGATAAAATAAAAGATAACGCTCTTCTTTTCGGTGAGTCCCAATCTCGTATTATCCTGACGATCCCGGCCGACAAGATCTTCTCGCTCTTCGATGTGGCGATGCTCTATGAGGTGCCGTGCGCGATCATCGGCAAGGTGGGGGGGCGCAATTTAACGGTCATGCGTGATAATAAAAAGCTGGTCGATCTCCCGGTTGCCAAGCTGGCCAAGACCTATTATTCAGCCATCCCGGACTTGCTGAAAAAGAAGGGTTAA
- a CDS encoding lytic transglycosylase domain-containing protein codes for MDTTTAVVIFIFVISIFSGMGNNQGYHQPANRPTFPTAPVTAPSPVAVPSPLPGQPDPTFASVGGAATQPAIQNYIQRYRSSDQSLAISTSLVRHAETYNMNPKLVAALIARESKFNPRALSSSGAGGLGQLLPSTAKGLGVNDVFDIDQNAMGTTRYFRSLIDRFKGNVNFAIAGYLEGPNAILRNNGYSTRTGTYVNDILTIYNKI; via the coding sequence ATGGATACAACGACCGCGGTCGTCATCTTCATCTTCGTCATCTCGATCTTTTCGGGGATGGGGAATAACCAGGGTTACCATCAGCCGGCCAACCGGCCGACCTTCCCAACTGCGCCGGTAACTGCCCCCTCTCCGGTGGCGGTCCCGTCACCCCTTCCTGGACAGCCTGACCCGACCTTTGCCTCGGTCGGCGGCGCCGCGACCCAGCCGGCGATCCAAAATTATATCCAGAGATACCGGAGCAGTGACCAGTCGCTTGCCATTAGCACGAGCCTCGTCCGGCACGCCGAGACCTATAACATGAACCCGAAGCTGGTGGCGGCGCTGATCGCCCGGGAATCAAAATTCAACCCGCGGGCGCTTTCTTCTTCGGGGGCGGGGGGACTCGGGCAATTGCTTCCTTCGACCGCTAAGGGGTTGGGGGTTAACGACGTTTTCGACATTGACCAGAACGCGATGGGGACGACCCGCTATTTCCGGTCGCTGATCGACCGCTTTAAAGGGAACGTCAATTTCGCCATTGCCGGCTACCTGGAAGGGCCGAACGCTATTTTGCGCAATAACGGCTATTCCACTCGCACCGGGACCTACGTTAACGACATCCTCACTATTTATAATAAGATCTGA
- a CDS encoding ComEA family DNA-binding protein, translating to MFSLEITKEQQLLILGLIVSLLVGLGVMAAKQFIPQESDEITVAEPQDVQPITLLVHVCGAVRREGVYKLKPGDRLLSAISLAGGSLPMADLSALNLAEPVKDGEKIFIPLKQPVVREVVEIKVSGKAQSKAKTTGRVNLNSASVAQLDALPGIGKSTAEKIIEYRQKNGPFQKLEQLMELPRFGKSKFEKLKDRITL from the coding sequence GTGTTCAGTCTAGAGATCACTAAAGAACAACAGCTCCTTATCCTCGGGTTGATCGTTTCTCTCCTCGTTGGCCTCGGGGTCATGGCGGCCAAACAGTTTATTCCCCAAGAGTCCGATGAAATTACTGTGGCCGAACCGCAAGATGTCCAGCCGATAACTTTACTGGTCCATGTCTGCGGAGCGGTCAGAAGAGAGGGTGTTTATAAGTTAAAGCCGGGGGATAGATTGTTGTCTGCGATCAGTTTAGCCGGCGGCAGTTTGCCCATGGCTGACTTGTCGGCTTTGAACTTGGCGGAGCCGGTTAAAGATGGGGAGAAGATATTTATACCATTGAAACAACCGGTGGTGAGAGAGGTGGTAGAGATTAAAGTAAGTGGTAAGGCTCAGAGTAAAGCTAAAACTACCGGTCGGGTTAATCTAAACAGCGCTAGCGTTGCCCAGCTTGACGCTTTGCCCGGGATCGGCAAATCAACAGCGGAGAAGATCATCGAATACCGGCAAAAGAACGGCCCTTTCCAGAAGCTGGAGCAGTTAATGGAATTGCCTAGGTTTGGTAAAAGTAAGTTCGAGAAGCTGAAGGATAGGATAACGCTGTGA
- a CDS encoding DNA internalization-related competence protein ComEC/Rec2, whose amino-acid sequence MDKPVVWLTLAYAVGILLASLLPIPIASTIILLLVFILLTTYASCHKLNTTIFLLIILLLLGCFLYQYKNLPNPKDIAQYADKGYGTVTGRIDEQPKISEKGAYFPLKTEQVGTSDAVGRLNVFTTERLTLEYGDRVVVRGVIEADEGLANPFLLRPRRSFKLFASYVERLPGGGGNPLKKLAIFLSGRFNDVLNKILPKKDASLLGSILLGSAVSPLDSSVTEQYRKAGLIHLLVVSGTQVSILIGVCLGLMRGSGLPLTWSVLATSFFNLMLVIITGAGASIIRAAIMGEVMLVGLLFDREKEFYTALAISALLLLLLDPNVLFDIGFQLSFAATWSLVYVVPVMEKRMPQLLALSISPLLATTPIIATCFGQITPGAIISNLLVLPWVEFLVILGFGTTVLGFILLPVAQVLGHTIWLLLLCLENIADLVASLPGTSIYIAVPGWPVILGYYLALLALLELLKREEKLRLTPKRIMAGVLFLLVVFLWNGLTADTASGQLVVTFLDVGQGDSIFIQTPQNKLILIDGGGEEKAQGGHDKVGQRVVLPFLRRQGITRLDLVIATHPHNDHIGGLNEVLAGIKVDQVIDNGQVFDSAAYRRFKGLLKANAIKCLSAKVGQRLELGDELRGTIIGPFQPLTGDVNSDSIVLRLVYGKISFLFTGDLEQAGEERLLRSTNHELRSTILKVGHHGSRTSTSDEFLRRVAPELAVILVGKNNRYRHPHQSTLERLIGSGIKYLRTDLDGAITVRTDGRSYTIDRQRRSRSPNTPRPSSGYSARGRGPRTLRRG is encoded by the coding sequence ATGGATAAGCCGGTGGTCTGGTTAACACTCGCTTATGCGGTGGGGATACTGTTGGCTAGTTTGCTGCCGATCCCCATAGCATCAACGATCATTCTGCTGCTGGTCTTTATTTTGCTAACGACTTACGCTTCCTGCCATAAGCTCAATACAACTATTTTCTTACTCATCATTTTACTTTTACTTGGTTGTTTTCTATATCAATACAAAAATCTTCCCAACCCCAAAGATATCGCTCAATACGCGGATAAAGGGTACGGCACGGTAACCGGCCGGATCGATGAGCAACCGAAAATATCCGAAAAGGGAGCTTATTTCCCTTTAAAGACCGAACAGGTTGGAACTTCTGACGCTGTTGGGCGACTGAACGTCTTTACGACGGAGAGGCTGACCCTCGAATATGGCGATCGGGTCGTTGTTCGCGGGGTGATCGAAGCGGACGAGGGGCTGGCTAACCCGTTTTTGCTGCGGCCGAGACGATCTTTCAAGCTCTTCGCTTCCTATGTTGAGCGGCTCCCTGGTGGCGGTGGGAACCCACTAAAGAAGTTGGCGATCTTTCTAAGCGGCCGATTCAACGACGTCTTGAACAAGATCTTACCAAAGAAAGACGCTTCCTTGCTCGGCAGTATCCTGCTGGGGAGCGCCGTTTCCCCCTTAGACAGTTCGGTTACGGAGCAATACAGGAAGGCTGGCTTGATCCACCTGCTTGTCGTTTCCGGCACCCAAGTTTCCATCCTGATCGGGGTCTGTTTGGGCCTAATGCGCGGTTCCGGTTTGCCGCTAACCTGGAGCGTCCTAGCCACCTCCTTTTTCAATTTAATGCTGGTCATCATCACCGGAGCAGGGGCCTCGATCATCCGGGCGGCGATCATGGGCGAAGTGATGTTGGTCGGGCTCCTCTTCGACCGGGAAAAAGAATTCTATACCGCTTTAGCCATATCAGCGCTTCTTTTATTGTTACTTGACCCCAACGTTCTTTTTGACATCGGCTTCCAGCTCTCTTTCGCGGCGACTTGGTCGCTGGTCTATGTCGTCCCGGTCATGGAGAAGCGAATGCCGCAATTATTGGCCCTTTCGATCTCCCCGCTGCTGGCGACGACCCCGATCATCGCGACCTGTTTTGGCCAGATCACGCCGGGAGCGATCATCTCCAACTTGCTGGTCCTCCCCTGGGTCGAATTCCTGGTCATCCTCGGTTTTGGGACGACCGTGCTCGGTTTTATCCTTTTACCGGTCGCCCAGGTTTTGGGCCATACGATCTGGCTCTTATTGCTTTGCCTGGAGAATATCGCTGATCTGGTCGCGAGTCTCCCCGGGACCTCGATCTATATCGCTGTGCCAGGCTGGCCGGTGATACTCGGCTACTATCTCGCCTTGCTGGCTCTGCTGGAGTTACTGAAGCGGGAAGAGAAGCTGCGCTTGACCCCGAAACGAATAATGGCCGGGGTTCTCTTCCTATTGGTTGTTTTTCTCTGGAACGGGTTAACGGCTGATACCGCCTCCGGCCAATTGGTAGTGACCTTTCTCGATGTCGGGCAGGGGGACAGCATTTTTATCCAGACCCCGCAAAACAAACTGATCCTGATCGACGGAGGGGGCGAAGAGAAGGCGCAAGGCGGCCATGACAAGGTTGGCCAGAGGGTCGTCCTCCCGTTTTTGCGTCGCCAAGGGATAACCAGGCTTGATCTGGTCATCGCGACTCATCCGCATAACGATCATATCGGCGGCTTAAATGAGGTCCTGGCCGGGATCAAGGTTGACCAAGTGATCGATAACGGCCAGGTGTTTGATTCGGCCGCGTATCGCCGGTTCAAGGGACTGCTCAAAGCAAATGCGATCAAATGTCTTAGTGCGAAGGTCGGGCAAAGGCTCGAGCTGGGTGATGAGTTGCGCGGGACGATCATCGGTCCGTTCCAGCCGTTGACCGGCGACGTCAATTCCGACTCGATCGTGCTGCGCCTGGTTTATGGGAAAATTTCTTTCCTGTTCACGGGCGATCTGGAACAAGCAGGCGAAGAACGATTATTACGATCCACGAATCACGAACTACGATCCACGATCCTGAAAGTCGGCCACCACGGGAGCCGGACCTCGACCTCGGACGAGTTCCTCCGGCGGGTCGCCCCGGAGCTGGCGGTCATTCTTGTTGGGAAGAACAACCGTTACCGGCATCCGCACCAGTCGACGCTGGAGAGATTAATTGGGTCGGGGATAAAGTATCTTCGGACAGACCTGGATGGGGCGATCACGGTCCGGACCGACGGCCGGAGTTATACTATCGACCGCCAGAGACGATCCCGCTCTCCCAATACTCCTCGACCATCTTCTGGATATTCGGCACGCGGTAGAGGACCTCGCACGCTTCGGCGCGGGTGA